GGCGTGCTGCTGTTTGTTTCCTCAGGACTCTGATATGGGGGATGAGGGCGTGCTGCTGTTTGTTTCCTCAGGACTCTGATATGGGGGATGAGGGCATGCTGCTGTTTGTTTCCTCAGGACTCTGATATGGGGGATGAGGGCGTGCTGCTATTTGAGCCACACGTCCGGCCGGTGGCCTGCATGGCGTTCTCCAGGTCACATCCTACAGACCTGTTGACCCTCAGCTACGACGGGACGCTACGGAGCACAGACGTGGAGAAAGCCGTTTTTGATGAGGTACCATGCATAATACAGTGATGATAATATATGGCATTTAGCAAACAGTTTTTTCCAAAGCAACATAAAATGGAATTGAACCTRACATATCAGACTTTAGATTCCCTGTTTGGTCTTTGTTACGTTATCTCTGTCCTTTCTCCAATTAGGTGTATCGGATCAAGGATGGCTTGAGAACCTTTGACTTCCTTTCACATGACTGTTCGACGCTGGTCACCGGGGACTGGTACGGAGACGTTGCCATTGTTGACAGGCGGACTCCAGGGTAAAGTAACATCGTTTTAATTTTCTCTCTGTACAAGGACTGGCCATTGTGTTATAAGTCAAAAGCTTATTGCTAATGCCTTATTAATGTTGGTCTGTCTCGTTTTTACTCAGAACCTCTCATGAGTCCCTCCATAGCCTGGATACCAAGACGGTTCGCTGTGTTCACGTCCACCCTGTTCAGAAGCAGTACATCATGGTGGCTGAGAACAGGTACAACATGGGAATCAGTGCTATGATGTGCAATATGTCAGCCAATCAGGTCGACCCATGTCATTATGGCAAGCAATCTCTACAAGCCTTGCGACAATCCTATGGTTTAATAAGTTGATTTATGCATTTTGTCAAGTTTACAAAATTATTACTTATAGTATAGTCCTATTAAGGAAATCCACTGTCTATTTCATTAATCTTTTATGTTGCTAAAACTGATATTGATGTTTTGATTTTTCTCTAGTATTGTGAACATTTACGATGCTCGCTGTTTGAAGGCGTCGTGGAGCGAGCCAGTCTCCCAGCTCTATGGTCACTCAAAGAGCATCTCAAGTGCCTACTTCTCTCCTGGCACTGGCAACAGAGTAGTGACCACCTGCCTAGACAACAACATCAGGTGAGTCTGCATGCCACAGTAAGATGTTAGCACATTCAAATATGTAAAgagataaaaaacattttttaaatgacaatgaagttcaaataaataatttgctTATGTGCTACGATAAGTGTTTTAAAAGTTGCACTAAGCTTATTGTCCAATACTTGAAACCTGAAATGTTTAGCAATTAAATTTACTTTGTTTTTCAGGATTTACGACACCTCGGAACTGACCTCCAGAGCTCCGTTTACTCAACCCAACGTGTTACTCAACCCAACGTTACTCAACCGAACGTGTTACTCAACCCTAACACGGTGCTTTGTTCCACCAACGTGTTACTCAACCAACTGTTACTCAAACCCAACGGTTACCTCAAACCCCGGTTACTCAACCCAACTGTTACTCAACCCAACGTGCTGCTCAACCCAACCGTGTTACTCACCCAACGTGCTGTTCACCAACGGTTACTCAACCGCAACGTGTTATTCAAACCCAAGTGACTCAACCCAACGTGTTACTCAACCCAACGTGTTACTCAACCCAACGTGTTACTCAACCCAACGTGCTGCTTTCAACCCCAAACGTGTTACTCATCCCAACCTGCGTTCAACCCAACGTGTTACTAACCCAACGTGTTATTCAACCCAACGGGTACTCACCCAACGTGTACCAACCCAACGGTACTCAACCCAACGTGTTACTCAACCCAAACGTGCGCTCAAACCCAACGTTGTTACTCATCCCACGTGCTGTTCAAGCCCAACGTGTACTCAACCAACGTGTTATCAACCCCAACGTGTTACTCAAACCAAACGTGTTACTCAAGCCCAACGTGTTACTCACCCAACGTGTTAACTCAACC
Above is a genomic segment from Salvelinus sp. IW2-2015 unplaced genomic scaffold, ASM291031v2 Un_scaffold3797, whole genome shotgun sequence containing:
- the LOC112076503 gene encoding WD repeat-containing protein 76-like is translated as MRACCCLFPQDSDMGDEGVLLFEPHVRPVACMAFSRSHPTDLLTLSYDGTLRSTDVEKAVFDEVYRIKDGLRTFDFLSHDCSTLVTGDWYGDVAIVDRRTPGTSHESLHSLDTKTVRCVHVHPVQKQYIMVAENSIVNIYDARCLKASWSEPVSQLYGHSKSISSAYFSPGTGNRVVTTCLDNNIRIYDTSELTSRAPFTQPNVLLNPTESLKQRNKRLSVWDTLANQSRAKPAQSPKAYLLNPRFHCSSEPSRTLPAHGFQWRGKQSEVAAEGFNSTTVCKQRFRLTHRCSRVFQISPHMQQEGFNAATVCSRGFRCTTGCSRGFSALTTGMQQRFQTPPTVCSRVFQTHHICSKGFRRTTYAAECFRLTTAYAAECFQTH